In the Desulfobacterales bacterium genome, ACCAGAAGGTTTGGCAGAAGCCCGCGCCCGGCATTCTCTACTCCGAGATCGCCGAGGAGATCGCAGGAGCCAACGGCCTCACTCCGGTGGTCACGGCCACGAAAGGCCGCCATCTGCGCTTAACCCAGAGCAACGTTTCCGACGCCCAGTTCCTCAAGGAGCTGGCCGGAAAGGCGCGCGACAAGGACGGCGACGGCGTCACCGGATACGTCTTCTACATCCAGGACGACGAGCTGCATTTCCATCCCCGCGATCTGGACAAGAAACCCGCCGCGATCCTCGAGTACTTCGCCGACCGCAAGGGTGTTCTACGTTCCTTCCGCCCCTCGACGCAATCACAGGGGGCCAAAGGAGCGGGCGTCGAGACCAAAGCCGTGGGCGTGGACCCGCGCAAAAAGGAGCCGGTCGAGCACAAGGCCAACAACGAGACCACCCCGGAGCGGACCTCGCTGGGAAAACGGACCTACCTGGTGGACGGGAACACCGGCGAGGGCGCTTACAAGGAGCAAGAGTCCGGACAGGTGGTCCTCACCTTTGACCGTTCCGAGGGCTTTCACGAGGAGCCCCGGCAGGAACCGGCACAGGACCTTTCCGAGGGGAAATTCCGCGAGGCGGAACTCCGCCAGGTGGAAGCCGACGCGGTGACCATCGGCATCCCCGCGCTGCGCGCCAAGCAGAACGTGGAGGTAAAGGGTGTGGGCCGCAAATTTTCGGGCGTCTACTACTGCCATTCGGTCCGCCACGCTTTCGGCGAGGGCGGATATCACTGCGAACTGAAACTCAAGAAAAACGCCCTGGGCAAAGGGGCCGGCGACAAGTCGGACGAGGCCAAGGGCAAGCAGAACGACCAGGAAGCGCCGATCACGCCGAAGGAAGAGCCGCCGCCGATGGTGACCATCGACGCGGACAGCGGGCGGAGGCTGTAAGGAGGAAAGACACATGGGAGATCTGAGCCGGAATTTTTCGAAGAGCGAGTTCGCCTGCCGGTGTTGCGGCAAGACCGAGATCGATCAACGCCTCGTGGATGCGCTCCAGGAGTTGCGAGACCTCGCAAACGCTCCAATCCGCGTCACCAGCGGCTACCGCTGTCCCGATCACAACCAGGCGGTGGGCGGTGCAAAACAGAGTCGGCATCTGCGCGGACACGCCGCGGACATCGTGATCAAGAGCCTGTCCGTCGCCGGGATGTACGAACTCGCCGAGCAGGTGGCCGCCTTCCGTAACGGCGGAATCGGCGTCTACCCGGAGCAAGGATTTGTCCACGTGGACATCCGCGAGGTGCGGACCCGATGGGGACACCTCGGCGGCAAATACGTTTCGTTCGAAGAAGCAATGAAAACCATTGGAGGTGAACGCAATGCAACAGCTTGAACAGATTCTGACCCTCTTCCTGGACCACAAGGAACTCATCGCGACCTTGTTTGTGACGCTCGTTACCGTCATCAAGCTCACGGCCTGGGGCCGGGCCAAGGCCTCGGCACTTGACGCGGTGATCGGCGTCATCGAGCGGCTCGGAGCGAAAGAGGTCAAGACCGGCGTCGCCGGCCAGGAACTCAAGCTCGAAACCGCGGCGCAGGACGCCCTGCGTCATGCCGTGGCCAAGGCCGATCCGAAGAAGACGCCGGACGGAACCGTCACCCGCATCGTGCGCGAGGTGCTGCGGGGCTTTCTGCCGCTGAAGTAATCCGAGGGACGAATCGTGATCGAGACACAGGACCGGCAGCACGAGGAACGCTACAAAAACCGCTGGTACGGAAAGTATAGAGCGTTCTTGAGGGACAACAACGATCCGGAGCGGCTCGGCCGCTGCCGGCTCGAAATTCCAGCGGTGCTCGGAACCGGCAAAGAGAACTGGTCTGAATGGGCGTGGCCCTGCTTTGCCTACGGCGGCAACGAGGACATCGGCGTGTTTCTCATCCCCGAGGAGGGCGCTTCCGTCTGGGCCGAATTCGAAGGGGGCAATGTCCAGTACCCGATCTGGTCCGGCGTGTGGCTGGCAAAGACCAACCCCGGCGAGCAACCGGAGGAATCCAAACCCCTATGTTCCGATCCGACCTGCCATGACTGCGAGGACAAGGTCGAGCACAAGCCCGACCGGCGGGACGACCTGGAGCACAAGAAACACCACGGCCACCCGCCGTACTACTGCCCGCGCCGCAAGGTTCTTCTCAAGACCGAGACCGGACACACTATCGTTCTCGATGACCGCGACGAGGAGGAGTTCCTCAAGGTCATCGACCGGGCCGGGCAGATTCTTCATATGGAATGCCGCGTGAAGCGCGACATTCAGACCGGCAATGCGCGCCGCCGGGGAACCAAGGACGCCGAGCAGGGCGACCAGCTCGACATCGACTCGGACATCAAGGACCAGAAGGCCCGCATCGAGATCACCGATCTGTGCCGGCAGTTCGTGCGCTGGGAGGCGTGGAAGGACATGGAGAAAATCCATATCCAGTCCTGCGACAAGTCCCGCGCCCGGTGGCAGAAGATTCTCATCGACACCACCAAGGGCAAGGAGAAGGTCCACATCTGGGGATTGGGCGGTACGCAGGAGCTCTTGATCGACTCGACTGAGGGCTCGGAGAAGATACGTTTCAACGACAAAGCTGGCAGCACCATCACGATGGACGGCGTAACAGGCAACATAATCATCCGGTCAGCGAACAAGGTGTTGATCAACCCTTAAAGGAAGATGCGATGCATCCAACCGTTTCAATCGTCATACCGGTATGTAACCGGGAGCGCTATATCGGTAGAGCCATCGAAAGCGTTCTATTTCAGACATACACAGATTTCGATTTGCTCGTCTGGGATGACGGTTCGACCGATAAGACCGCGAAGGAAGCCCTCGAATACGCCAAGAAAGACCGGCGTGTGCGCATCGCCTTTTATAACCATCGGGGGGCTGTCAAAGCCTTGAAATCGGCCTTGGCCGACACCTTCGGGACGTATCTGTGTTGGGTGGACAGCGACGACATGCTTGCTCCCACGGCCCTGGAGGAGACAGTCGCGGTTTTGGAAGAAAATCCGACCGTCGGAATGGTCTACACGGACTACCAGGTCATCGACGCCTCCGACCGGATAACCGGGTACAGCAATCGTCGTCGGGCTCCTTATTCGAGGGGTCGGATGCTTCAGGACTTCAAAACCCTCCAATTCCGGCTCATCCGGCCTTCGGTATTTGAGAGAAGCGGGGGCATCGACGAGAGTTTTTACTGCGATGAAGACTACAGCCTCTGCTTACGTCTCGCGGAATTTACCGAGGTGCGCCATATCCCCAAGCCGCTCTATTTCTACCGCATCTATGAGGACTCGGTCTCACAGAACATGGGTGCCGACCAGGTCCATTGCAACCAGGATGAAGTGAGCCGGAATCCGGAACGGTGCGGCTTGCCGGACCGATTCGAGCGCGATCTGCAGATACGGGGCCGGTTTCCGCTGCGAAGGGAAAAATCGAATGGCTGAAACCAGACCTGAGAGCGTCCCGTGCGACTGGAGCCAGAGCGAGCGGATGCTGGCTCGGACCTTCGAATCATGGCGGGCCGAGTTCAGGAACATTCTCGAGGATCATCGTAGGGAAATCCAGGCGCGGCTTGAAAAGATCGAGCACGAAATCGAGAAGAAGTCGGACAAGGAGAACGTAGACCTTCTGGTCCGCAACATCCAGGACGACCTGCGCCGGCACGCCGACGATATCAAGAGCCTGCAGGCCGGAATCAATGAAAAAATGGGCGTCGAAACAATGTGGAAAGTGGTCGGTCTTGTGCTCACCATCGGCGGAACCGTGGGCGGCGTGGTCGGTTTTTTGATCCACCTTCTGACAGGGAAATAGCCATGGCAAGACCCCAAGCGAGACTCGGTGATATCTCCAGTCACGGCGGCGTGATCATAACCGGCGCGCTTCGGACTGTCGTCAACGGAAGACCCGCGGCACGCTTGGGCGACCTGCACGTCTGCCCGATTCCGGGTCACGGCGTGACCCCCATCGTGACGGGCAGCCTGAACACGGCAACCGAGGGACTGCCGAACGCCCGCATTGGCGATATCACGGCCTGCGGGGCGATCATCGTGACCGGAAGCCTTAACACGAACGACGATTGAGGTAATGGGGATGCGCGAGAACGAGAATATTTACTGGGATGTTTTTCCCAAGTTGATTCGTGTTTCGATCTCCACGTATTCGCAGATGATCCCTCTCTCTATTCGAGGCAATGTTCCTGCTCCGGTTTATGAATCGTCCAATTCCGAGGTCGCGGATATCGATGAGTTGGGTAACGTTCTGTGTGGACTTACGCCCGGAGCGGCCATGATCATGGTCTGGGCATCTGAAGAGCGAACAAGCCTGAGACACGTTCAGGTTGAAGTATACGGTCAGGCCAGCGCCGAGGTCCCACAATGAGCGATGATCTGACCAGCCCGGCTTATTGGGACGTTTTTCCTAAGAGCATCCGTGTTTCGGTTGCGGAAATGGAGCAGCTTATTCCTCTGTCCGTCCGTGGCAAGGCCAGTGCCCCGGTTTTCCAATCCTCGAATGCGGATATAGTGAATGTAGACGAAAACGGTTTCCTTTATTTCAGCGGTAATGTCGGCAACGCCATGATCATCGTCTGGGACTCACCGGCCAAATTGAGCGTTCGCCACGTAATGGTCGAGGCGCGTTATGCCTCCTGGTTCGCGTTGCACCCCGATTTCCAGGGGCTTAACATCATGGGAGTCACGGGCATAGTGATTGACGCGCTCAACACCTCAGGCATCCCCAACGCCACCATCCTCTTTCGCCTCATCGAGACAGGGCCTATTGTGGCCCAGACGGTTACCGATTATTACGGGTACTACGAAGTGAACTTACGCGAAGGGCTTTATTACTACGAGGCATCGGCACAAAACTATATCACGGCAACGGGTCTTATCAACGTTTCCGAAACGGGTGTTTCCGGCGAGAACATCGTTCTGTCACCCGTTCTGGTCGGCCAGATAGCGCGGATCGTTCTGCAATGGGGAGCGACTCCGTCGGACCTGGATTCGCATCTGTGGGGGCCTCTGCCCAACGGGACGAGGTTCCATGTATATTATGGCCACGATTACGAAACCGATGCGGCAGAACTGGACGTGGACGATACCTCATCTTATGGCCCAGAAACCATCACAATCTTTCGCCTTATTCCCGGACCATTTCGTTACTACGTGCATAACTACACCAACCGGAGTTCAAACCCCAGTTGGGCTCTGGCCCAGTCGGGTGCGACTGTAAAACTTTTTTTGCAGAGCGGCCAGCAGTACACCTTCAACGTCCCCAATCAGGATGGCACCGCGTGGTGGGTGTTCGAATTTGACGGGGTAACCGGACAAGTCACACCGAAGAACACCCTGTTCTACCAGTCCAACCCCACCCTGGTTGGATCGTAGGAGAGAAGCCATGCCCGAGGAATACTATTTAGGCACCGTGATTGAAGAAACAGACTCCGGAGAGAATCATTACGCGCTAAAGGGCATCGAGGAAAAACTCTCCGGAATCATGAGTATCCTCCAGGCCGGACACGATGCCTCCCAGACCATTCGGGGACAGGCTGAGGAAGTGCTCGATGCTCATCGCCAGAGCGCCCAGGAATATTTGAACAAGTTGAACAACGACCAAGACTTTCACCCGTTCGTGACCATGCCAGCCGGAACCACAGTACGTGACCTCCCGGACGGCGGGCGACTTTTTGTTATGGCCGATGGCATTTTCGTGCGTACCAGCCCCGAAGGGGTCATATTGGCGGTGATGGATGACGGCGAGGCGGTGATCCTCGATCCCGCTCGAGCCGGCAAGGTGACGCTGCCTGATGGCCGGGACCTTATGCTTAAACCCGAGGCGGTGCGGGTGACCTACGAAGCGGCCGGGATCGAGGGGCTTCCCCTGGACATCGATCCGAACCAGACCGCCCAAGGACGCTACCGCATCGAGCTGCCGGGCGGATACCGGTTGGATGTATTCCAGTCAGAGCGCACAGCCATGATCGGCAACCCCGCGGGCACCTCGGTGGTGCTCGGCATTTCCCGCATCGAAGGCGTGGGAGAGGATATCGAGGTTCGTCTGGTCCCCGGCGGGGCCAAGGGCTTTACGGCCATGGAAAGCGGTCACAAGGGCGTCATCGAGGCCGACGGTACGATCCATGTCGCCATGGCGAACGGCTTGGACTTGGTCATTCATTTCCCGGACGACGATGGCTCCAATGGAGACCCAGATTCGGGTAACTCGCCCGGCAGCATCTGCGAGGAGCGTGACTGATGGCTTTGGATTTCCTCGGACGCGGGTTGAAGTTTCCCTTCCGCTTTCAGCGGCGGTCCGGGGGCGCACAGGTCTCTTCGGCCACCTCCACCGAACACGAACACATCCACGAGAGCATCATTCAGATTCTCGGCACCCGGCCGGGCGAACGCTTCATGCGCCCGGAATTCGGATCGAGGCTCAAGGACTTGGTGTTCGAGCCCAACGACGAGGTGTTGAGGGGCCTGATCCGCCATTACGTGATCGACGCCGTGAGGCGCTGGGAGAAACGGGTCGTCATCACCGGTGTGTCCTTCGACGATTCCCCCTCCAATAAGGACAGCAACCTTCTCCCGGTCCGCATCGCCTATCGCGTCATTCAAAGCCAGGTGGAAGGCAACCTGGTCTATCCCTTCTACCGCGAGCCGCGCCAATCCGCTCCGCCCCGACAGTTCCGCGCCGTCGCCGGTAAGTAACAAGCGGGTCCTCGTCCGGCTCGTCCGGCGGGACCACTTGTGACCGAACCGCAACGGACGAACGGAAATGGGCAGAGCGAGCATTGCTTACACGAACAAGGACTACGACTCCCTGCGCCGGGAACTGCTGGCGCGGGTGCCGCAGCTCACCGACCGCTGGACCGACTTCAACGCGTCCGACCTCGGCGTGGTGTTGCTGGAACTCTTCTGCGGCATCGGCGATATGCTGGCCTACTATCTCGACGCCCAGGCGGCGGAGTCCTTCCTGCCCACCGCCCGTCAGCGGCAGAACGTCATCAACCTCTGCAAGCTTATCAGCTACCGGCTCGACGGGCCGGTGGCCGCAACCACCACCTTGCGTTTCTCCCTGGCCGCACCTTTCGACGCGGATCTGGTGATCCCGGCGGGAACGACGTGCAGGGCCCGTCTGGAAGAAAACGACATCGTGTTCGAGACGGCCGAAGACGCGACGATCCCTCGGAGCCGGACGAGCGTCGATGCAGGCGCGCGCCAGGGAAAACGCAAGACCGAGACCTTTACAGCAGACGGGGACACGGGCGACTCGATCATCCTTGCCGGAAAAGAAATCGCCCACGGTTCGATCCGTGTGTGGGTGCAGGACCAGGAATGGACCGAGGTCTCCCACTTTCAGGAAAGCGGTTCCGACTCGCGCCACTTCATGGCCGAGACCGACGCGCTGGACATCACCCGGATCGTCTTCGGCGACGGATTGCGCGGAGCGGTTCCCGACTCCGGCGCGGAAATCCGCGTCCAGTACCTCGAAACCCTCGGGGCCGAAGGCAACCTGGGTCCCAATCTCGTCACCGAGCTTCTCACGGCCATCTACCTCGACGGCGGTCTGGTTCCCCTCGCGGTAACCAACCCGGTCCCGGCGACCGGCGGAGCCGCCCGCGAGACGCTGGAGCACGCCCGAAAACAGGCTCCGGCCGAGGTGCGCTCGCTCTGGAAAGCGGTCACCAAGGAGGATTACCTTGCCTTGG is a window encoding:
- a CDS encoding D-Ala-D-Ala carboxypeptidase family metallohydrolase; its protein translation is MGDLSRNFSKSEFACRCCGKTEIDQRLVDALQELRDLANAPIRVTSGYRCPDHNQAVGGAKQSRHLRGHAADIVIKSLSVAGMYELAEQVAAFRNGGIGVYPEQGFVHVDIREVRTRWGHLGGKYVSFEEAMKTIGGERNATA
- a CDS encoding phage baseplate assembly protein V; its protein translation is MIETQDRQHEERYKNRWYGKYRAFLRDNNDPERLGRCRLEIPAVLGTGKENWSEWAWPCFAYGGNEDIGVFLIPEEGASVWAEFEGGNVQYPIWSGVWLAKTNPGEQPEESKPLCSDPTCHDCEDKVEHKPDRRDDLEHKKHHGHPPYYCPRRKVLLKTETGHTIVLDDRDEEEFLKVIDRAGQILHMECRVKRDIQTGNARRRGTKDAEQGDQLDIDSDIKDQKARIEITDLCRQFVRWEAWKDMEKIHIQSCDKSRARWQKILIDTTKGKEKVHIWGLGGTQELLIDSTEGSEKIRFNDKAGSTITMDGVTGNIIIRSANKVLINP
- a CDS encoding glycosyltransferase, whose translation is MHPTVSIVIPVCNRERYIGRAIESVLFQTYTDFDLLVWDDGSTDKTAKEALEYAKKDRRVRIAFYNHRGAVKALKSALADTFGTYLCWVDSDDMLAPTALEETVAVLEENPTVGMVYTDYQVIDASDRITGYSNRRRAPYSRGRMLQDFKTLQFRLIRPSVFERSGGIDESFYCDEDYSLCLRLAEFTEVRHIPKPLYFYRIYEDSVSQNMGADQVHCNQDEVSRNPERCGLPDRFERDLQIRGRFPLRREKSNG
- a CDS encoding PAAR domain-containing protein; the encoded protein is MARPQARLGDISSHGGVIITGALRTVVNGRPAARLGDLHVCPIPGHGVTPIVTGSLNTATEGLPNARIGDITACGAIIVTGSLNTNDD
- a CDS encoding GPW/gp25 family protein, which produces MALDFLGRGLKFPFRFQRRSGGAQVSSATSTEHEHIHESIIQILGTRPGERFMRPEFGSRLKDLVFEPNDEVLRGLIRHYVIDAVRRWEKRVVITGVSFDDSPSNKDSNLLPVRIAYRVIQSQVEGNLVYPFYREPRQSAPPRQFRAVAGK
- a CDS encoding baseplate J/gp47 family protein, which codes for MGRASIAYTNKDYDSLRRELLARVPQLTDRWTDFNASDLGVVLLELFCGIGDMLAYYLDAQAAESFLPTARQRQNVINLCKLISYRLDGPVAATTTLRFSLAAPFDADLVIPAGTTCRARLEENDIVFETAEDATIPRSRTSVDAGARQGKRKTETFTADGDTGDSIILAGKEIAHGSIRVWVQDQEWTEVSHFQESGSDSRHFMAETDALDITRIVFGDGLRGAVPDSGAEIRVQYLETLGAEGNLGPNLVTELLTAIYLDGGLVPLAVTNPVPATGGAARETLEHARKQAPAEVRSLWKAVTKEDYLALAEGFPGVAKAQILDVNDCKNIRYYQVNLAVAPDGGGPPSMLLKQDLAEYLESRKVITVEINLFDPVYRPVSIDTEVFAYAGEDLDLVRSRVEQALADFFAFDRMSFGAPVHYSDLVALLDGVRGVSHVRMYTPIQDVDIRAGQIAALGQVNLDVRRAS